From the genome of Deltaproteobacteria bacterium, one region includes:
- a CDS encoding nucleoside triphosphate pyrophosphohydrolase: MAQLRGADGCPWDKEQTHLSLKPCLLEETYELLDAIDEGDVTKLKEELGDVLLQVVFHSQIAKEAARFTIADVIDILTDKLVRRHPYVFAGEPLPEDPAAALKQRAQLKAKEKPNGEIKSALGNVPRAMPALARAQAISRRAASLGFEWPNIDQVWAKVDEEMRELKDAVASGDKTHTGEELGDLLFTMVNIARFLDVESETVLAQTIDRFTQRFHHVEAKLRHANKEFTDSSLEEMDRFWDEAKILEAQGKLAK; the protein is encoded by the coding sequence ATGGCGCAACTTCGCGGCGCCGACGGCTGCCCATGGGACAAAGAGCAAACCCATCTCTCGCTCAAACCTTGCTTGCTCGAAGAAACCTACGAATTGCTCGACGCCATCGACGAAGGCGACGTGACCAAGTTAAAAGAAGAACTGGGTGACGTGCTGCTGCAAGTGGTCTTTCACTCTCAGATCGCCAAAGAAGCCGCCCGCTTCACCATCGCTGACGTCATCGACATACTCACCGACAAACTGGTGCGCCGTCATCCCTACGTCTTCGCCGGCGAGCCGCTGCCGGAAGATCCCGCCGCCGCGCTCAAACAGCGCGCCCAGCTCAAGGCTAAAGAAAAGCCCAACGGCGAAATAAAATCCGCGCTCGGCAACGTGCCGCGGGCCATGCCGGCGCTGGCGCGCGCCCAAGCGATTTCCCGGCGCGCCGCCAGCTTGGGCTTCGAGTGGCCGAACATCGATCAGGTTTGGGCCAAAGTCGACGAAGAGATGCGCGAACTCAAAGACGCGGTGGCCTCCGGCGACAAAACTCATACAGGAGAAGAACTGGGCGATCTGCTTTTCACCATGGTCAATATCGCGCGCTTTCTCGACGTCGAGTCCGAAACCGTCTTGGCGCAAACCATTGACCGCTTCACCCAGCGCTTCCACCATGTCGAAGCGAAATTGCGCCACGCGAATAAAGAATTCACCGATTCTTCCCTCGAAGAGATGGACCGCTTCTGGGACGAAGCAAAAATACTTGAAGCCCAAGGAAAGTTGGCGAAATGA
- a CDS encoding alpha/beta hydrolase, with the protein MVDRFITDSKEKTMPTAMLDGIETYYETHGSGTPILMCAPGGFDATIEKWRVASAWTGIDAIKTLAAEHTVILYDRRECGQSGGRVERLSWASYTAQGKALLDHLKIDSAFVMGGCMGCSVALAFGVHYPEVTRGLILHWPVGGHRWKVGAQDRFQRHYNFTKQNGLSTVIERSRDKKNFWLDPETGPWAGLLAQDEKFAAAFAQQNLERYLGLILTTGRAMFDRDTATGAEAEEVLGTGAPTLIIPGDDQSHATSAAHYLRELLPKADFWNVMPPEQTTQKICAQVLEFCRKHDSIFVKSVR; encoded by the coding sequence ATGGTCGATCGATTTATAACAGACTCGAAGGAGAAAACCATGCCGACGGCGATGCTCGACGGAATTGAAACTTACTATGAAACCCACGGTTCAGGCACGCCGATCTTGATGTGCGCGCCGGGGGGCTTCGACGCGACGATTGAAAAGTGGCGCGTGGCGAGCGCGTGGACCGGCATCGACGCGATTAAGACTCTCGCGGCTGAACACACGGTTATTCTCTACGACCGGCGCGAGTGCGGCCAGTCGGGCGGGCGGGTCGAACGGCTGAGTTGGGCGAGTTACACAGCCCAGGGAAAGGCGCTGCTCGATCATTTGAAAATCGACTCCGCCTTCGTCATGGGCGGCTGCATGGGCTGCTCGGTGGCCTTGGCCTTCGGCGTGCACTATCCCGAAGTCACACGCGGCTTGATCCTGCATTGGCCGGTGGGTGGCCATCGTTGGAAAGTTGGCGCCCAAGATCGGTTCCAGCGCCACTACAATTTCACCAAGCAAAACGGTCTGAGCACGGTCATCGAACGGTCGCGCGATAAGAAAAATTTCTGGCTCGACCCGGAGACTGGTCCCTGGGCTGGCTTGCTCGCGCAGGATGAAAAATTCGCTGCGGCATTCGCCCAACAAAACTTAGAGCGTTATCTCGGCCTAATTCTCACCACCGGCCGCGCCATGTTCGACCGCGACACCGCCACCGGCGCCGAGGCTGAAGAGGTGCTGGGCACCGGCGCGCCGACGTTGATTATCCCCGGCGACGATCAGTCCCACGCGACTTCGGCGGCGCATTATTTACGCGAACTTCTGCCCAAGGCGGATTTTTGGAACGTCATGCCGCCGGAGCAAACGACGCAGAAGATTTGCGCGCAGGTGCTAGAGTTTTGCCGTAAGCATGATTCAATTTTTGTGAAATCGGTTCGCTGA
- a CDS encoding dienelactone hydrolase family protein: MDVTNSTVQLNTTDGKMDAYVAQPKDGGSYPGVVVLQEAFGVNDHMKKVSDRIAAEGYVAICPDIYHRETERVIPFSDMGKAIATLQRVQDPKAMEDVGAALAHLKSQSNVKAGSLGVVGFCMGGRLTYLTAAHHANDVKCAVPYYGGGITMGNPSPLSRTGEIKCPMYLFFGAKDQLIPMDQVGQINTELTTKQVPFQMKIYPDAGHGFFCDERGSYNEKGAKDAWEKTKSFFAQHLK, translated from the coding sequence ATGGACGTTACTAATTCTACGGTCCAACTCAATACCACTGACGGCAAGATGGACGCTTACGTGGCGCAGCCAAAGGATGGCGGCAGTTATCCCGGCGTGGTGGTGTTGCAAGAAGCTTTCGGCGTCAACGATCACATGAAGAAGGTTTCCGATCGGATCGCAGCGGAAGGCTACGTGGCGATTTGTCCGGATATTTATCATCGTGAGACCGAGCGGGTGATTCCGTTTTCCGACATGGGCAAAGCGATCGCGACTTTGCAGCGGGTGCAGGATCCCAAGGCGATGGAAGATGTCGGCGCGGCGCTCGCCCATCTAAAATCCCAGAGCAACGTCAAGGCCGGCTCTCTCGGCGTCGTCGGCTTTTGCATGGGCGGCCGGCTGACCTATCTGACCGCGGCGCACCATGCCAACGACGTCAAATGCGCGGTGCCCTACTACGGCGGCGGCATCACCATGGGCAATCCGAGCCCGCTATCGCGCACCGGTGAGATCAAGTGTCCGATGTATCTTTTTTTCGGCGCTAAGGATCAATTGATCCCGATGGATCAAGTCGGCCAGATCAACACCGAGCTGACCACCAAACAAGTTCCCTTCCAGATGAAAATTTATCCCGATGCCGGCCACGGCTTTTTCTGCGACGAGCGCGGCAGCTATAACGAAAAGGGTGCCAAGGACGCTTGGGAAAAAACCAAGTCTTTCTTCGCCCAGCATTTGAAGTAG
- a CDS encoding carbon-nitrogen hydrolase, translating to MPRKNKPDEIKVGLVQMRCGADPAANLAKAIGRIEAAAKRGAKIICLQELFRSRYFCQSEDARNFKLAETIPGPSTDALVQVARKRKVVIVASLFERRTAGLYHNTAVVIDADGSLVGKYRKMHIPDDPLYYEKFYFTPGDLGFPSFQTRYAKIAVLVCWDQWFPEGARLAALAGAQIIFYPTAIGWIPNEPRAVAREQRNAWELIQRSHAVANGVFVAAANRVGREGKINFWGHSFVAGPFGEIVASAGDTREEILIAKCDLAKIEQTRQSWPFLRDRRIDAYSLLLTRMLDR from the coding sequence ATGCCACGTAAGAACAAGCCAGACGAAATCAAGGTCGGCCTCGTGCAAATGCGTTGCGGCGCCGATCCGGCGGCCAATCTCGCTAAAGCGATCGGACGCATCGAAGCCGCGGCCAAGCGCGGCGCGAAAATTATCTGCCTGCAAGAACTGTTTCGCTCGCGCTACTTTTGCCAGAGCGAGGATGCGCGTAATTTTAAATTGGCCGAAACGATTCCCGGTCCGAGTACCGACGCGCTGGTGCAAGTGGCGCGTAAACGGAAGGTGGTTATCGTCGCTTCGTTGTTCGAGCGGCGTACCGCCGGTTTGTATCATAACACCGCGGTGGTGATCGATGCCGATGGATCGCTGGTCGGCAAGTACCGCAAGATGCATATCCCCGACGATCCGCTCTATTACGAAAAATTTTATTTTACTCCTGGAGACCTGGGCTTTCCGAGTTTTCAGACACGTTACGCCAAGATCGCCGTATTGGTCTGTTGGGATCAATGGTTTCCCGAAGGGGCGCGCTTGGCGGCGCTGGCGGGAGCGCAGATCATTTTTTATCCCACCGCCATCGGTTGGATTCCCAACGAGCCGCGCGCCGTTGCGCGCGAGCAGCGCAACGCCTGGGAGCTGATCCAACGTTCCCACGCGGTCGCCAACGGCGTGTTCGTCGCCGCGGCCAATCGCGTCGGTCGCGAAGGTAAAATAAACTTCTGGGGGCATTCCTTCGTCGCTGGACCGTTTGGCGAAATCGTCGCCAGCGCCGGCGATACGCGCGAAGAAATTCTCATCGCCAAGTGCGATCTCGCCAAGATCGAGCAGACGCGCCAGAGTTGGCCGTTTCTGCGCGACCGGCGCATCGATGCTTACAGTTTGCTGCTCACCCGCATGCTCGACCGTTAA
- a CDS encoding agmatine deiminase family protein, with amino-acid sequence MPAEWARHRATWLSWPTNLETWPTYLEQVREIWLRMICALALHEHVYLLVADEATQQRVVALLRAAKCDLANVTLLKISTVDVWMRDYGPTFVTRASADAPLAFNDWIFNGWGGKYPSYEQDERVARAIAELLKVPVFDHKVILEGGSIEVNGAGICLTTEQCLLNPNRNPHLSRGEIEQLLKNSLGVEQVIWLGEGIVGDDTDGHIDDIARFVNPTTITCIVETNSRDDNYAFLQDNYERLQSARDARGGKFEIVTLPCPAPVYYDGARLPASYVNFYIANEIVLAPVFGDARDQAALGILQELFADRKVIGLRCNEVVAGLGAIHCVTQQEPAINFSRP; translated from the coding sequence ATGCCGGCCGAATGGGCGCGTCATCGCGCCACTTGGCTCTCGTGGCCGACTAATTTAGAAACCTGGCCGACCTACTTGGAACAGGTGCGCGAAATTTGGCTGCGCATGATCTGCGCCTTGGCGCTTCATGAGCACGTCTATTTGTTGGTCGCCGATGAAGCGACGCAACAGCGGGTTGTCGCACTTTTGCGCGCAGCCAAGTGCGATCTCGCCAACGTCACGCTGCTAAAAATTTCCACCGTCGATGTTTGGATGCGCGACTACGGGCCGACCTTCGTGACTCGCGCTTCGGCTGACGCGCCGCTGGCGTTTAACGATTGGATCTTCAATGGTTGGGGCGGCAAGTATCCGTCCTACGAGCAAGACGAACGGGTCGCGCGGGCGATCGCCGAGCTGCTCAAAGTTCCGGTCTTCGATCATAAGGTGATTCTCGAAGGCGGTTCCATCGAGGTCAACGGCGCGGGGATTTGTCTCACCACGGAGCAGTGTTTGCTCAACCCCAATCGTAACCCGCATTTGAGCCGAGGCGAGATCGAGCAATTGTTAAAAAACTCTCTCGGCGTCGAACAGGTGATCTGGCTCGGCGAGGGAATCGTCGGCGACGACACCGACGGCCATATCGACGATATCGCCCGCTTCGTCAATCCAACCACGATTACGTGCATCGTCGAAACGAATTCCCGCGACGACAATTACGCTTTTCTGCAAGACAACTATGAGCGCTTGCAAAGCGCACGCGATGCGCGTGGCGGCAAATTCGAAATCGTCACGCTGCCTTGTCCGGCGCCGGTTTATTATGACGGCGCGCGGCTGCCGGCGAGCTACGTAAATTTCTACATCGCCAATGAAATCGTTTTGGCGCCGGTGTTTGGCGATGCCAGGGACCAAGCCGCCTTGGGAATTCTGCAAGAGCTGTTCGCCGATCGCAAAGTGATCGGGCTGCGCTGCAACGAAGTGGTCGCCGGTTTGGGCGCGATTCACTGTGTGACGCAACAGGAGCCGGCGATAAATTTCTCGCGGCCTTGA
- a CDS encoding DNA recombination protein RmuC — MEPSNPLVLLLLLFLGLIAIGWFFLRRLESLLRNKPEDSSFLLMQQQVDQLRLQFSQSLDNSTQSIQQQLGQLLGHVNQRLRENADVLSQTQQSLGERLDHASQVVGQVQRSLGGLEEANRKIYEVGKDIASLQEILRAPKLRGGLGEYFLEELLGQILPPQHFATQHGFRSGEKVDAVVKLGASLVPVDAKFPLENFKRMLDATGDEEKNRAKRQFGADVKKHIDAIAAKYILPDEGTYDFALMYIPAENIYYETIIKDDSPDGKSLSHYALAKHVIPVSPNTLYAYLQAIVLGLKGMKVEERAKEILEYLGRLNGEFAKFRDEFSLLGKHLGHAQASYQSAERRLEQFGQRLAAAEGERQELFEASLRAKPQ; from the coding sequence GTGGAACCATCCAACCCCCTGGTCCTGCTGCTTCTGTTATTTCTCGGTTTGATTGCGATCGGCTGGTTTTTTTTGCGCCGGCTCGAATCATTGTTGCGCAACAAGCCTGAAGATTCTTCGTTCCTATTGATGCAGCAGCAAGTCGATCAGTTGCGCTTGCAATTCAGCCAAAGTTTGGACAATAGCACGCAATCGATCCAACAGCAGTTGGGCCAGCTCCTGGGCCACGTCAATCAACGCTTGCGCGAGAACGCCGACGTGCTCAGCCAAACCCAGCAGAGCCTGGGGGAGCGGCTCGACCACGCCTCCCAAGTGGTCGGCCAAGTGCAACGCAGTCTCGGCGGTTTGGAAGAAGCCAATCGGAAGATTTATGAAGTCGGCAAAGATATCGCCTCGCTGCAGGAAATTTTACGCGCGCCCAAACTGCGCGGCGGCTTGGGCGAATATTTTCTCGAAGAATTGCTCGGCCAGATTCTGCCGCCGCAGCATTTTGCCACCCAGCATGGCTTTCGCAGCGGCGAAAAAGTTGACGCGGTGGTGAAACTCGGCGCTTCCTTGGTTCCGGTGGATGCCAAGTTTCCGCTGGAGAACTTCAAACGCATGCTCGACGCCACCGGCGACGAGGAAAAAAATCGCGCCAAGCGCCAATTTGGCGCGGATGTGAAAAAACATATCGACGCCATCGCGGCCAAGTATATTTTGCCGGACGAGGGCACTTACGATTTCGCGTTGATGTATATTCCGGCAGAAAATATTTACTACGAGACGATCATCAAAGACGATTCGCCCGACGGCAAGAGTCTGTCGCACTACGCGCTGGCCAAACATGTCATACCGGTGTCGCCGAACACGCTCTACGCTTATTTGCAGGCGATCGTGCTCGGTCTCAAGGGCATGAAGGTCGAAGAGCGCGCCAAGGAGATCCTCGAGTACTTGGGCCGATTGAACGGCGAGTTTGCCAAGTTTCGCGACGAGTTTTCGTTATTGGGCAAACATTTGGGCCATGCCCAAGCGAGTTATCAAAGCGCCGAGCGCCGCCTCGAACAGTTCGGCCAGCGGCTGGCGGCCGCCGAGGGCGAGCGCCAAGAATTGTTCGAAGCGTCTCTGCGCGCCAAGCCGCAATAG